A genome region from Blautia coccoides includes the following:
- the uvrC gene encoding excinuclease ABC subunit UvrC — protein MFNIEEELKKLPAKPGVYIMHDADDTIIYVGKAISLKNRVRQYFQGSRNLGIRKEQMVEQIARFEYIITDSELEALVLECNLIKEHTPKYNILLKDDKTYPFIKVTVGEDYPRIQIVRRVKKDKSRYYGPYSSAMAVKDVVELTTKLYRLRTCSRNLPKDIGRERPCLYHQIHQCDAPCQGYISKEEYRKKVDKLLDFLNGNHKEILKELEEKMMSASQEMNFEDAAQYRDLMQSVKRIGERQKITDQHGEDKDVIAVAQDGEDAVAQVFFIRGGKLIGRDHFYLKVDKEDLRSQIISSFLKQFYAGTPFIPKEIMIQEEIEDSEVISQWLEKRKGRKVHIRIPKKGTKEKLVELAQRNAELVLSQDKERIKREEGRTIGAVKEIALKLGLPGMERIEAYDISNISGFQSVGSMIVYEKGKPKRSDYRKFRIKSVQGPNDYASMEEVLTRRFVHGLDEQEARRKENLDEEFGSFTRFPDLIMMDGGRGQVNIALEVLGKLNLQIPVCGMVKDDKHRTRGLYFNNKEIPIDRDSEGFKLITRIQDEAHRFAIEFHRSLRSKGQVHSILDDIPGIGPARRKALMKQFPGPDKIKEASMEELKAVPSMNERAAEAVYRFFHEEQEKKE, from the coding sequence ATGTTTAACATAGAGGAAGAACTAAAAAAGCTGCCGGCAAAGCCTGGTGTCTATATCATGCACGATGCCGACGATACTATTATCTATGTAGGCAAGGCCATCAGCCTGAAAAACAGGGTGCGCCAGTATTTTCAGGGCAGCCGTAATCTGGGAATCCGTAAGGAGCAGATGGTGGAGCAGATAGCCAGATTTGAATATATCATCACAGATTCCGAGCTGGAAGCTCTGGTTCTGGAGTGCAATCTGATAAAAGAACATACGCCGAAATATAATATTCTTTTGAAGGACGATAAGACATATCCCTTTATCAAAGTCACGGTTGGGGAGGATTATCCCCGAATACAGATCGTGCGCAGAGTTAAGAAAGACAAATCCCGTTATTACGGCCCATATTCCAGCGCCATGGCGGTAAAAGACGTGGTGGAGCTGACCACAAAGCTATACCGGCTCAGAACATGCAGCAGGAATCTTCCAAAAGATATCGGCAGGGAACGCCCCTGTCTGTATCATCAGATCCACCAGTGTGATGCGCCCTGTCAGGGATATATTTCCAAAGAGGAGTACAGGAAGAAAGTGGATAAGCTGTTGGATTTCCTTAACGGCAATCACAAGGAAATCCTGAAAGAACTGGAAGAGAAGATGATGTCGGCATCTCAGGAGATGAATTTTGAAGACGCAGCCCAGTACAGGGATCTGATGCAAAGTGTAAAGCGGATTGGGGAAAGGCAGAAGATCACAGACCAGCACGGGGAGGACAAGGATGTTATTGCCGTTGCCCAGGATGGGGAGGATGCCGTTGCCCAGGTATTTTTTATACGGGGCGGCAAGCTCATAGGAAGAGATCACTTTTATTTGAAAGTTGACAAGGAAGACCTGCGTTCACAGATCATCTCCAGCTTCCTGAAACAGTTTTACGCGGGAACACCTTTTATTCCGAAAGAAATCATGATCCAGGAAGAGATTGAGGACAGTGAAGTGATTTCCCAGTGGCTGGAAAAGAGAAAGGGAAGAAAAGTACACATACGGATACCAAAGAAGGGAACAAAGGAAAAACTGGTGGAACTGGCCCAGAGGAATGCTGAGCTTGTCCTCAGCCAGGACAAAGAGCGTATCAAGCGTGAAGAAGGCAGAACCATCGGTGCGGTCAAAGAGATTGCCCTGAAACTGGGACTGCCGGGAATGGAGCGGATAGAAGCCTACGATATATCAAATATCAGTGGGTTTCAGTCTGTTGGCTCCATGATCGTATATGAGAAAGGCAAGCCAAAACGCAGTGATTACCGCAAATTCCGCATCAAATCCGTTCAGGGACCAAATGACTATGCAAGTATGGAGGAAGTCCTTACCCGCCGTTTTGTCCACGGCCTGGATGAGCAGGAAGCCAGGAGAAAGGAGAATTTGGACGAGGAATTTGGCAGTTTTACACGCTTTCCGGATCTGATCATGATGGACGGCGGCAGGGGACAGGTGAACATTGCACTGGAGGTGCTGGGCAAGCTGAATCTGCAGATCCCGGTCTGTGGTATGGTAAAAGATGATAAGCACAGAACCAGAGGACTCTATTTTAACAATAAGGAAATTCCCATAGACAGAGACAGTGAGGGATTCAAGCTGATCACCAGGATCCAGGACGAAGCCCATCGTTTCGCCATTGAATTCCACCGTTCTCTCAGAAGTAAAGGACAGGTGCATTCTATTCTGGATGATATTCCCGGTATAGGTCCTGCCAGGAGAAAGGCTCTTATGAAGCAGTTCCCGGGACCGGATAAGATCAAGGAGGCATCCATGGAGGAGTTAAAGGCAGTTCCCTCCATGAATGAGCGGGCAGCAGAGGCTGTGTACCGGTTTTTCCATGAGGAACAAGAAAAAAAGGAATAG
- the ftsH gene encoding ATP-dependent zinc metalloprotease FtsH, whose product MDQNQNKNQDPNKKSPQNKQSLLVLLICIIVMLLCMNMMTKIGRGDSSKIKYSEFITMLDKGEVESVVLKSDTLTITLKHGTGVAAQTKTTTLMEDLSELTKRLEKAGIKDFDKEQPNIAGELIYSLLSILIPVVLMVALFSFMFRRMNKGGGMMGGVGKSKAKAYVQKETGVTFRDVAGQDEAKESLQEVVDFLHNPGKYTAIGAKLPKGALLVGPPGTGKTLLAKAVAGEAHVPFFSLSGSDFVEMFVGVGASRVRDLFEEAKKNAPCIIFIDEVDAIGKTRDTRFGGNDEREQTLNQLLAEMDGFDTSKGLLILAATNRPEVLDPALLRPGRFDRRVIVDRPDLKGRVNILKVHAKSVSLDETVDLEAIALATSGAVGSDLANMINEAAILAVKNGRKAVSQKDLLEAVEVVLVGKEKKDRILSAEERKIVSYHEVGHALVSALQKDSEPVQKITIVPRTMGALGYVMHVPEEEKFLNTRKELEAMLVGYLGGRAAEEIVFDTVTTGAANDIEQATKVARAMITQYGMSDRFGLMGLADTQSQYLDGRAVLNCGDATATEIDHEVMKLLKVSYDEAKRLLSANREALDKIADFLIQRETITGKEFMKIFREIKGIKEPEEKKRIGEKNGALPAPAENEVPVDTLNVPTDGAASVSQSPEQDTVIRTVSGSSAEEEEKK is encoded by the coding sequence ATGGATCAAAACCAAAATAAAAACCAGGACCCAAACAAAAAAAGTCCTCAAAATAAGCAGTCCCTTTTGGTGCTCCTGATTTGTATAATAGTCATGCTGCTCTGCATGAATATGATGACAAAAATAGGCAGAGGAGATTCCAGCAAAATAAAATACAGTGAATTTATCACCATGCTGGACAAGGGGGAAGTAGAAAGTGTAGTCCTGAAATCCGACACACTTACCATCACCCTGAAGCATGGTACAGGAGTGGCAGCACAGACAAAGACTACCACACTGATGGAGGATTTGAGCGAACTTACCAAAAGGCTTGAAAAAGCAGGCATCAAAGATTTCGACAAGGAGCAGCCGAATATAGCAGGGGAGCTGATATACAGCCTTCTGAGCATTCTGATACCGGTTGTCTTAATGGTGGCCCTGTTCAGCTTTATGTTCCGCCGAATGAACAAAGGCGGCGGCATGATGGGCGGCGTAGGCAAGAGCAAGGCAAAAGCCTATGTGCAGAAGGAGACAGGGGTCACTTTCCGGGATGTGGCCGGTCAGGATGAGGCCAAAGAATCACTCCAGGAGGTAGTTGATTTCCTTCACAATCCCGGCAAATACACAGCTATCGGGGCAAAGCTTCCGAAAGGCGCTCTCCTGGTAGGACCTCCGGGAACCGGTAAAACTCTGCTTGCCAAAGCAGTAGCCGGAGAAGCCCACGTTCCATTTTTCTCCCTGTCCGGTTCGGACTTTGTGGAAATGTTTGTAGGTGTGGGAGCCTCCCGTGTGCGTGACCTGTTCGAGGAAGCCAAGAAAAATGCCCCCTGTATTATTTTTATCGATGAGGTGGATGCCATCGGTAAGACACGTGATACCAGATTCGGCGGCAATGATGAGCGTGAACAGACATTGAATCAGCTTTTGGCTGAGATGGATGGATTTGATACATCAAAAGGACTTCTGATCCTGGCAGCAACCAACAGGCCGGAGGTATTGGACCCGGCACTTCTGCGTCCGGGACGTTTTGACAGGCGTGTCATTGTAGACAGACCGGATTTAAAGGGCAGGGTAAATATTCTCAAGGTACATGCTAAGAGTGTTTCTCTGGATGAGACCGTGGATTTGGAGGCCATTGCCCTTGCCACGTCAGGAGCCGTAGGTTCTGACCTGGCCAATATGATCAATGAGGCGGCCATTCTGGCTGTCAAGAACGGCAGAAAAGCAGTTTCCCAGAAGGATTTGCTGGAAGCTGTGGAAGTGGTTCTGGTAGGTAAGGAGAAGAAGGACAGGATCCTCAGTGCGGAAGAGCGGAAAATTGTCTCCTATCATGAAGTAGGGCATGCACTTGTAAGTGCCCTCCAGAAGGATTCCGAACCCGTTCAAAAAATAACCATTGTACCCCGTACCATGGGAGCTTTGGGATATGTTATGCATGTGCCAGAGGAAGAAAAGTTCCTGAATACCAGAAAAGAACTGGAAGCCATGCTAGTGGGATATCTGGGAGGCCGTGCGGCTGAGGAGATCGTGTTTGATACAGTGACAACAGGTGCTGCCAATGATATTGAGCAGGCTACCAAAGTGGCCCGTGCCATGATAACCCAGTATGGTATGTCTGACCGTTTCGGATTAATGGGCCTTGCGGATACGCAGAGCCAGTATCTGGACGGCCGTGCGGTTTTAAACTGCGGTGATGCTACTGCGACAGAGATCGACCATGAGGTGATGAAGCTTCTGAAAGTTTCCTATGATGAGGCAAAGCGTCTGCTTAGTGCCAACAGGGAAGCCCTTGATAAAATCGCTGATTTCCTGATCCAGCGGGAGACTATCACAGGCAAAGAGTTCATGAAGATTTTCAGAGAGATCAAGGGAATCAAAGAGCCAGAGGAGAAAAAGCGGATCGGCGAAAAAAATGGAGCCTTGCCGGCTCCGGCAGAAAATGAAGTGCCAGTGGATACGCTTAATGTTCCGACGGATGGGGCTGCATCGGTGAGCCAGTCTCCGGAGCAGGATACGGTCATCCGTACTGTTTCAGGCAGCAGTGCTGAAGAGGAAGAAAAAAAATAA